Below is a genomic region from Rana temporaria chromosome 3, aRanTem1.1, whole genome shotgun sequence.
TTGTATGTCaccatattgggggggggggaacattggATGGGGAAAATGTAGTATTAAAAATGCATATGTCTATACATTGTAAGAATCTTAATCCGTTAATATCAAGACTCCGTATAAACATTTTATCGTTATTTCCCATGTAGGTGAATTAACAAGTTGACATCCATCTCCTGCTGAGAAACAGAATTTCCTGCTGTGAACACAGATTTTTATGAAAACAATGAGTCAAGTAAGAGAGAGGCCATATCAGTGCTCTGAGTGCCGGAAATGTTTTACGTTGAGATCAAGCCTCAGAGATCACAAGAGAATTCACACTGGGGAGAAACCATTTAaatgttcagaatgtgacaaGTGCTTTTCACAAAAGATTGCTCTTACTCAGCACAAGAagattcacacaggagaaaaaCCATTTTCCTGCTCTGAATGTTTTCTGTCTTTTTCAAGAAAGAAAACGCTAATCGttcatcagagaattcacaccggAGAGAAACCTTTTAAATGTTTACAATGTGACAAAAGCTTCTCTCATAAACTTAGTCTTGTTGCACACCAGAatactcacacaggagagaagccatttaAATGTTCGGAATGTGACAAATGCTTCTTACGAAAATCTAATCTTACGCAGCACCATAAGATTCACACAGGTGAAAAGCCATTTaaatgttcagaatgtaaccaatGCTTCTCACAAAAGCAACATCTTGTTAAACACCAAAAGATTGGTTTAGGGGAAAATATGCTTAAATGTTTCACTCGCAGCTTCAGTCTTGATAAAGATCAGAAGAATAACAAAGATGAAAAGTCATTTAGATGTTTAGAATGTGACAAGTGCTTCTCAGAAAAGGCTAATCTTATTCGACACCAaagaattcacacaggagagaagccatttaGATGTTGTGTGTGTGACAAGAGTTTCTCTAATAAGACAAATCTTGAACATCACCAAATGATCCACACCGGAGAGAAGCCATATGCATGCCCTCAATGTGACATGAGCTTCTCACAAAAGTCTAATCTTACTCGACATCAGAGGGTCCACACAGGAGAAAAGCCATATAAATGTTCAGATTGCGACAAGTGTTTTTCAAACAAGGCAAATCTTATGGAACACCAAAGGTCAATACACAAAATGGAAGGTATTTTTGTGTTCTGAATGTGATATATGATCAAAAGGAACACATGAAAAataagaatatttgtgatatgcgAAAAAGAGTCTATTTGCAATGCAGTTAAAAAGTTACCCCCACTTTGGTGAAAAGCCGATTAGATGTTTAAATTGTGACAAATGCTTCTTAAAAATTGGACATCGTATTTGACActggagaattcacacaggtgtgtAAAAGTTTTCTGAAGATTTTGACTGAATTTTCTCGTACAAGGCAGAATTTAAGAaatttcaatatttattaaagtgATAACTTGACGTGCAAGCTAACTTGGATCCAACATCAAAAACTTTGCCAATAAATAAAGCCATTTCAAAATGAGGATTTTTTCCAAGTAGTTTATAAAATATCCCCACCTGGACCTACATCACAATTCATGAGAGCATCATAAAATAATTACAATggcttaatacattttttttttttagagaagttCAGTTGTAAAGATGTACACAGATATGATTCAATTGTGTGGGCGTACCTAGAAACAAAGACTTGGAGAAGTCCATTAAATCTgcccttgtgtttttttgtttttttttacctgaatgggtacaaaataaactgtgtACTTATAGAAATCATTAACGCTTTGGTTTCAATTAATATAAAATGAATGATCTCAAACCATGTATAAAAAGTTAGAATTTTGATCTATGTAATTTAAGTAGGACCAAATATGTTGGCTCCTTCCTACTATATTCCAAATTAAAAGATACAACTTGGCAAAAGTCCAGCTTTACATGGTTAGTCACAACAATGACACGTTACATATGTAGCTCCTGGCTTCTTAAATTTCTTGTATAGTCCAACAGTGAAACATATTCTCTATTTGGACTCTATTCATGCCTATATGGGAATTTTAGGTGccccttaggccacgtacacacgggcaaacatgtacgatgaaaccggtccgccggaccgttttcaccgtacatgtctgcccggggatttctgtacgatggctgta
It encodes:
- the LOC120933406 gene encoding gastrula zinc finger protein XlCGF7.1-like; protein product: MKTMSQVRERPYQCSECRKCFTLRSSLRDHKRIHTGEKPFKCSECDKCFSQKIALTQHKKIHTGEKPFSCSECFLSFSRKKTLIVHQRIHTGEKPFKCLQCDKSFSHKLSLVAHQNTHTGEKPFKCSECDKCFLRKSNLTQHHKIHTGEKPFKCSECNQCFSQKQHLVKHQKIGLGENMLKCFTRSFSLDKDQKNNKDEKSFRCLECDKCFSEKANLIRHQRIHTGEKPFRCCVCDKSFSNKTNLEHHQMIHTGEKPYACPQCDMSFSQKSNLTRHQRVHTGEKPYKCSDCDKCFSNKANLMEHQRSIHKMEGIFVF